The window CAGGTGTTATCTGTTCTTTTGATGGTATCCCACTGAATTCTCACGACCTGTGAGAGACATTGCCCGTATAGACGAAACCGGCCTGAACAGGATAATGGTCGGATGGAAAAAAACCGTTATGGGAATCCTGTATCACCTGTCCGGATACAGGAGATACACCGTTCCTGTAAAGTATCCAGTCGATGTGAAGCCCTGTTTTTTTCCCGGTAAAATCGTGGAAGGTCGTGACAGACTCCCCTTCCATGACCAGGCCAAATCCCCGGGATTTAAAACACAAATGGGCAGGCGAACCCGGAGTGGCATTAAAATCGCCGGTGATGATCTGGGGCACTCCCCTTGGAAAATATTCAAGAAAATCCATGACCAGACTGGCGCTTTTTTTCTGGACCTCGGATTCAAAATCAAAGTGGGTGTTGGCAACGATCAGATACCGGTTTTTCTTCTTAAACCAGCCAATGACACATTGCCGGGGCCATCTGGAACCGGGAAGCAGGGAGGGAATGTCCGGGGTGGGGGTTAAAAAAAAGTGGCGGTGACCCAGACATTCCCAGGACGGGTCGAACAGGATCAGGGTGTTCTGCCACCATTTAACCCCTTTATTGTACCAGCCAATGAGACCGTAGCCCTTCAGTGTCCGGGCCAGAAACTCGGCCTGGAAATGATTGACCTCCTGAAAGCCCATAAAATGGCAGGGGTAGGTTTGCAGAATTTCTGCCACCAGATCCTTCCGGTGCTCCCAGTCATGGGGCCCCTCCTTGGCCAAGCCGAACTTAAGATTCAGCGTCATGACAGTAACCGGACCCGCGGCTTGGGTTTTGTCCTTTCCCGGAACAGGTATGTGGGAGATCTCAGCCATAATGACATAAAATGAGATATTCCCTCCCGCCTGTCAACACCCGATGGGCCTCCTGTCCGGGGGAATGTGTACACACCGCCGGACCGAATAATCAGAAGATCCAATTATGTTTCAAAAACAGCAATAATCCCCGGTGCATTTCTTACATTTTTGACGCTTATACTTTACTATTGACAAAACAAGCATACAAATAGTACTCATACGCCCATGATTGATATTTTATAAACTACTTTTTTACTTTATAAACTGACGACAAAGCACATATTAACCAGCAAAAAGAAAGGACGGGATGACCAGGCTCCAAGTTCACCATCTGTATTTTGATTACAACACCGGCCCGGTATTAAAAGATGTCTGTATGACAGCGGAACCCGGCATGATTTCAGGCCTGCTCGGCCCCAATGCATCAGGCAAAACCACCTTGCTCAAGTGCCTGAACGGTATCTTCCATCCCCGGTCAGGCCGGGTATGCCTGGCCGGACAATCCGTGGCCAAAATTCCCAGAAAGGATTTGGCCAAAATCATGGCCGTGGTTCCCCAGCAGACCGGGGCCATCTTTTCCTTTACCGCCAGACAGATGGTGGTTATGGCCAAAGCATCGGGCCTGGCCATGTGGCAGCGCCCGTCAAAAACTGATTTTGCCCGGGCCGAAAAAGCCCTGGAGGATATCGGAGCGAGTGGGCTTTCCCACCGCATGTTCAATGATTTAAGCGGCGGAGAACAACAGATGGTTCTTCTTGCCCGGGCCATGTTCCAGTGCCCGGAAGTTCTTCTTCTGGATGAACCCACGGCCCATCTGGACTTTAAAAACCAGCACCTGATTCTGGATATGGTTAAAAGCGTCACCAAAGAGAGAAATCTGACAACAGTCTTGACCCTGCATGATCCCAACCTGGCAGCCCGTTACTGCGATAAGGTTGTGATGCTTAAAAAAGGAGAAGTGTGCGGTCAGGGTCCTGTCCGGGAGATGTTCCGTGAAGAGACCATTGAATCGGTGTACGGTATAAAGGTCATAGTGACCAGTCATAACCGGAAAGACTTCCTGGTGATCCCCCGGACCAATACCGCCGGGGATATCATGTTCTGAAAGGCGGAAAGCGTTATGACGAAACACCGTCCTTTATATCCTGTCTGTGTGCTTTTCTTAGGATGCTCGGCACTTCTGGCCCTGTCAACGGGGAAATACCCCATGACACCTGCCACTCTGGTGCAACTGTGCCTGTCTGCTGTGGGGTGCAAGACATCCGGTGCTGACCTTGCAGGCCCGGCTCTGGTGCTGTGGTCTGTCCGCCTGCCCAGAATCCTCATGGCCGTGCTTGTGGGGGCGGGAATCTCCGTGTCCGGGGCTGTATTCCAGGGCCTGTTTAAAAATCCCCTGGTCTCCCCGGGCATCCTGGGCGTCACATCCGGCGCCAACTTTGGTGCGGCGCTGGGGCTTCTTTTTTTTGCCGGATCAGTCTGGGCCATCCAGGTGTCGGCCTTTGCCTGGGGACTTATTGCCGTAGGCCTGACCTGCCAGATCGGAAAAAGGGGAGACCGCTCCATCACTACTCTGGTCCTGGCCGGGGTCATTGTCTCAGCCCTGTTCATGGCAGGGCTTTCATACATCAAGTGCAAGGCAGACCCCATGGGCCAGCTTCCGGCCATTGTGTTCTGGACCATGGGCTCTTTCAACAGCATATCATGGGCAGACGTGGCCTGGGGCGGCGGGCTGATTGCCCCGGGCCTTGTGGCGGCACAATTCATGAGCTGGGGCCTTAATCCGCTGTCCCTGGGTGAGGAAGAGGCACTTTCCCTTGGGCTGAACGTAGCCAAACGGCGGGCGGTATACATAATGCTTGCCACCCTGATGGTCTCTGCCGCCACAGCGCCCTGCGGCACCATCGGTTGGGTGGGGCTTTTGATTCCCCACATGGCAAGAATTTTTACCGGTGCCGACCATACGCGTCTTATTCCTGTATCCGCCCTGTTTGGCGCCATTTTCATGCTGGCCATGGACACCCTGGCAAGAACGCTTCCCGGAGGGGAAATTCCCGTGGGTATTTTAACGTCCGTCATCGGTGCCCCCTGCTTTGGCCTGCTTTTAATCCGCAATAAAACCTGTATCTGGAACAATCACTGAACGGACAATCCCCATGAATCAATCCACTGAAAATAAATTATCGGTACTGCTTGCTGCAGGATTAATCGTGCTGCTCACGATCTTTCTGACCTGGGGAGCAACGACGGCGGCAGAGGAACAAACCTTTCGGACAATCACGGATCTTTCCGGCCGGCAGGTCCGCATTCCCCGTACGCCAAAGCACATCGCCTGCCTTTTCGGCCCAAGCTATGAGAAAGTGCTGGCCTTAGGTGCCCGGGACCGGATCTCCATGGTGGCCAACGTGTCCCTGCCCTGGAATTTTGTCATCAATCCGGACCTTGCCGATATTCCGGCTTTAACCCATTACGGCTCACCCGATGTAGAGGAACTGCTGAAGCAGTCAACCGACCTGGTTATCTATCACCCTTTTGCCAAACAGATTGAACGGCTGGAGGCGGCAGGCCTTCCCGTGGTGGTGGCCTACGACGGCAACCAGCGCATGCATACACTGGATGCATTTTTGGAAGACTGGTATGACCAGATCCGGTTTTACGGTGAGCTCCTGGGTGGACACGCCCCGGACATTGCCGCCGATTACTGCACTTATGCCGATGCAAAAATCCGGCAGGTGACCGATAAAACGTCCAGAATGCCGGAAAAACTGCGCCCCAGGGTTTTCTGGTTCTGCGGCCAGGTCAACGGCCCCATCGGCACCCAGACCCGCCACACCACCGCAGACTGGATCGTCACCGCAGCCGGAGGCACCATGCTCACCCATGATGACCCCTCCTACTTCGTATCCATATCTACCGAGGAGCTGATTTTATGGAACCCCGACATTATCCTGGTCAGTACTTTGCCCTCGATAACACCGATCCTGTCCGATGCACGCCTGAAAGGCGTGACAGCGGTAAAAAACAAACAGGTTTACATGACCCCCCAGGGACAGTTCTACTGGAGCCATTTTTCAACTGAATCCTTTCTGTGCATTCTCCATCTGGCCACGCTGTTCCTTCCCGATCAGTTCCCGGATCTTAATTTGATCCGGGAACTGATCGACTACTACGCCCGATTTTACCATTATGATCTGACACAGGACCAGGCAGAACAGATACTGGCACATCTTCCGCCCGGACCTGAAGCCGGAAGCTAACTACATATAAAAAAGTGAAGAAAAGAAGAGGAGAGAGATGAAATTTACGTTGCAAATCAGGAAAATGATATTCCCTGCCGCTGTACTGCTCATGTTGTCCGCCCATGTTTTTGCAGACACCACAGATGGCCAGGTCTTTAATTTAGGCGAGGTTGTGGTCTCAGGCGAAAAAACAGCCGCCACAAAGGCCACCACCGTCACCGAGGTTTCCATGGAGGAGATTGCCGCCAAAGGCGCCACCACAGCGGCCGAGGCCTTAAAGTTTCTTCCCGGCGTCTATGTCCAGTATGGGGGCAAAGGAGATGCCCATGTCAGTATCCGGGGTTTTGAACAGCGCCAGGTCAAAATTCTCATTGACGGCGTTCCGGCCCGGGAGAGTTACTTCGGGACTGTGGATCTGGCCATGCTTCCCGCAGATGCCATATCAAAAATTACCATCACCAAGGGCGCAAGCTCCGCTCTTTACGGATCCAACACCATGGGCGGTGTCATCAATATCATCACCAGAAAGGGGAGCAAACTTTCACAAACATCGGTTTCCGCCTCCTTCGGCGACTATGACACGGCCCATTACAGTGCCAACCACGGCGGCGCCCTTGGCAATGAAGGAATCATCAACTACTGGATCGGTGCCGGTTACCAGGCCTCGGACGGCTACCGGCTCTCCGGCGATTTCAATGCCCACAACACGGACAATGGCCTTGGCACCTCGTATAACGAAGACGGCGGGGCCCGGGATTTAAGCGACTACCAGAAAAAAAATCTGGACATGAAGATCGGATATGATCCCGGCGGCGAGTCAAGCCTCTACCTCTCCTTTGACTATGTGGATAACGACCGCGGCATCCCGACATTTTACAACCGGTACTGGGCCTATGATCACTGGAAACAGTGGCAGCTCAACCTGGCCGGCGAGCACAGAATTTCAGAACTGCTCAAGCTTAAAGCACGGCTCTACTACGTAAGCCATGAAGACGGCATTACAGATGTCAGCTGGGATGCCGACCATACCACGGGCGGAAAAAAATGGTTTGAAAAAAGTTATTACGACGACGACACCATGGGCGGTGAACTGCAGACCACCCTCAACATTGTGTCATGGAATACCCTTCGCATCGGCGTAAACTTCATGGAGGACAATCACCAGGAGGGCAACTATCTCAGTGATGACTGCTACAACGTTCTTAAGGGATGGTCCCCGGTGGGATGGGAACCCGAAGAGGAGTACACGGCCCAGACGTGGACCCTTGCCCTGGAGGACGAGATCACTCTTTTTGAAAAGCTCTCCGTGGTGCTCGGCGTCAGCTATGACGTGTTCGAGCCCACCAAAACATCTTCCCAGCCCGAACCCGGAAAGACTGACGCCGTCAATCCCCAGATCGGGCTTGTGTATGCCCTGGACAAAGAGACCAGCCTGCACGCCTCTGTGGGCCAGAAGACCCGGTTCCCCAGCTTAAAAGAGCTCTATTCCGACCTTGTGGGCGGCAATCCCGACCTTGAACCGGAACAGACCCTGGCCTATGAAGTCGGCGCAGCCCACACATTTACCGGAGAGATCCGGACAAATCTCGCCTTTTTCTATAATGATGTGGATGATCTGATCGACACCACCAAGATTGACGGAGAATCCGTCTATATCAATATCAACAAGGCTGTGATTTACGGTGTTGAGGCCGGTATCGCCATTCCTGTTACCCAGGCCATGGATGTCAGCCTCAACTACACCTATATGTCCACCGAAGACAAGTCAAACAATGGCCGGGA is drawn from uncultured Desulfobacter sp. and contains these coding sequences:
- a CDS encoding iron ABC transporter permease, which encodes MTKHRPLYPVCVLFLGCSALLALSTGKYPMTPATLVQLCLSAVGCKTSGADLAGPALVLWSVRLPRILMAVLVGAGISVSGAVFQGLFKNPLVSPGILGVTSGANFGAALGLLFFAGSVWAIQVSAFAWGLIAVGLTCQIGKRGDRSITTLVLAGVIVSALFMAGLSYIKCKADPMGQLPAIVFWTMGSFNSISWADVAWGGGLIAPGLVAAQFMSWGLNPLSLGEEEALSLGLNVAKRRAVYIMLATLMVSAATAPCGTIGWVGLLIPHMARIFTGADHTRLIPVSALFGAIFMLAMDTLARTLPGGEIPVGILTSVIGAPCFGLLLIRNKTCIWNNH
- a CDS encoding endonuclease/exonuclease/phosphatase family protein, whose translation is MTLNLKFGLAKEGPHDWEHRKDLVAEILQTYPCHFMGFQEVNHFQAEFLARTLKGYGLIGWYNKGVKWWQNTLILFDPSWECLGHRHFFLTPTPDIPSLLPGSRWPRQCVIGWFKKKNRYLIVANTHFDFESEVQKKSASLVMDFLEYFPRGVPQIITGDFNATPGSPAHLCFKSRGFGLVMEGESVTTFHDFTGKKTGLHIDWILYRNGVSPVSGQVIQDSHNGFFPSDHYPVQAGFVYTGNVSHRS
- a CDS encoding ABC transporter ATP-binding protein, whose product is MTRLQVHHLYFDYNTGPVLKDVCMTAEPGMISGLLGPNASGKTTLLKCLNGIFHPRSGRVCLAGQSVAKIPRKDLAKIMAVVPQQTGAIFSFTARQMVVMAKASGLAMWQRPSKTDFARAEKALEDIGASGLSHRMFNDLSGGEQQMVLLARAMFQCPEVLLLDEPTAHLDFKNQHLILDMVKSVTKERNLTTVLTLHDPNLAARYCDKVVMLKKGEVCGQGPVREMFREETIESVYGIKVIVTSHNRKDFLVIPRTNTAGDIMF
- a CDS encoding TonB-dependent receptor; translation: MKFTLQIRKMIFPAAVLLMLSAHVFADTTDGQVFNLGEVVVSGEKTAATKATTVTEVSMEEIAAKGATTAAEALKFLPGVYVQYGGKGDAHVSIRGFEQRQVKILIDGVPARESYFGTVDLAMLPADAISKITITKGASSALYGSNTMGGVINIITRKGSKLSQTSVSASFGDYDTAHYSANHGGALGNEGIINYWIGAGYQASDGYRLSGDFNAHNTDNGLGTSYNEDGGARDLSDYQKKNLDMKIGYDPGGESSLYLSFDYVDNDRGIPTFYNRYWAYDHWKQWQLNLAGEHRISELLKLKARLYYVSHEDGITDVSWDADHTTGGKKWFEKSYYDDDTMGGELQTTLNIVSWNTLRIGVNFMEDNHQEGNYLSDDCYNVLKGWSPVGWEPEEEYTAQTWTLALEDEITLFEKLSVVLGVSYDVFEPTKTSSQPEPGKTDAVNPQIGLVYALDKETSLHASVGQKTRFPSLKELYSDLVGGNPDLEPEQTLAYEVGAAHTFTGEIRTNLAFFYNDVDDLIDTTKIDGESVYININKAVIYGVEAGIAIPVTQAMDVSLNYTYMSTEDKSNNGRDLEGRPRHRVNLGLGYRFSFGLTADLNASYNCKQYWENAGTYEWEELPDYFLLNLKLTQKLPRIGKLAPEIFVLGTNLLDEDYYETNGPEPGFNFLAGVNLKF
- a CDS encoding ABC transporter substrate-binding protein, which translates into the protein MNQSTENKLSVLLAAGLIVLLTIFLTWGATTAAEEQTFRTITDLSGRQVRIPRTPKHIACLFGPSYEKVLALGARDRISMVANVSLPWNFVINPDLADIPALTHYGSPDVEELLKQSTDLVIYHPFAKQIERLEAAGLPVVVAYDGNQRMHTLDAFLEDWYDQIRFYGELLGGHAPDIAADYCTYADAKIRQVTDKTSRMPEKLRPRVFWFCGQVNGPIGTQTRHTTADWIVTAAGGTMLTHDDPSYFVSISTEELILWNPDIILVSTLPSITPILSDARLKGVTAVKNKQVYMTPQGQFYWSHFSTESFLCILHLATLFLPDQFPDLNLIRELIDYYARFYHYDLTQDQAEQILAHLPPGPEAGS